One stretch of Thalassovita sp. DNA includes these proteins:
- a CDS encoding beta-1,6-N-acetylglucosaminyltransferase: protein MGSVGIIMLVHTALGRAEQVARHWSAAGCPVVIHVDRNVDHRTYNAFVEAVSDLPDVRFSPRHRCEWGTWGIVAASQSAAEMMLDHFADVRHVYLASGSCLPLRPVQQLIDYLAERPRTDFIESATTADVPWTVGGLDEERFTLSFPFSWKKNRYLFDRWVGLQRLVGRKRHLPNGIVPHMGSQWWCLTRQTLSAILQDPDRELYDSFFKRVWIPDESYFQSLARLYSTSIESRSLTLSKFDFQGKPHIFYDDHLQLLRRSDCFVARKIWPHANRLYEAFLGDPAGMMKGAEPNPGKIDRIFAKAVDRRTRGRPGLYMQSRFPHDGWENGVTSARYSVFQGFGDLFEDFDGWLTKATGVRMHGHLFAEERAEYADGQTVMNGALSDSAAIRDYNPQAFLTSLIWNSRGERQCFRFGPRDVQDIGWIFAKDPNAQVSVISGAWAVPLFLSNRNFADLRREAAELQKVEAEHLKILRSPYASARIRIWTMAEFIEAPMEPLQTIIDEIGSRSGRRLAEAPKMVDLTGFGQFLQNLKNQGMHPYLMGDFAVERGMAKDTRPKRKPYLVR from the coding sequence ATGGGAAGTGTCGGAATCATCATGCTGGTGCACACCGCGCTGGGCCGGGCCGAACAGGTGGCGCGGCACTGGTCTGCGGCGGGCTGCCCGGTGGTGATTCACGTCGACCGCAACGTTGATCATCGCACCTACAACGCCTTTGTTGAGGCGGTGTCGGACCTGCCGGATGTGCGGTTCAGCCCGCGCCATCGTTGTGAATGGGGCACCTGGGGTATCGTCGCTGCCTCGCAAAGCGCGGCAGAGATGATGCTGGATCACTTCGCCGATGTGCGCCATGTCTATCTGGCCTCAGGCTCCTGCCTGCCGCTGCGCCCGGTGCAGCAGCTGATCGACTATCTGGCAGAACGCCCGCGCACCGACTTTATCGAAAGCGCTACCACAGCCGATGTGCCCTGGACGGTGGGTGGTCTGGACGAAGAACGGTTTACGCTGTCCTTTCCGTTCAGCTGGAAAAAGAACCGTTACCTCTTTGACCGCTGGGTGGGCCTGCAGCGCCTTGTGGGCCGCAAGCGGCATCTGCCCAACGGCATTGTGCCCCATATGGGCAGCCAGTGGTGGTGCCTGACCCGGCAGACCTTGTCAGCCATCCTGCAGGATCCCGACCGTGAACTGTATGACAGTTTCTTCAAACGGGTCTGGATCCCGGATGAAAGCTATTTCCAGTCTCTGGCGCGGCTTTATTCCACCAGCATCGAAAGCCGGTCGCTGACGCTGTCGAAGTTCGACTTCCAGGGCAAACCGCATATTTTCTACGACGATCACCTGCAGCTCTTGCGCCGCTCGGACTGTTTTGTGGCGCGCAAGATCTGGCCCCATGCCAACCGGCTCTATGAGGCGTTCCTTGGCGATCCGGCGGGGATGATGAAAGGGGCGGAACCCAACCCCGGCAAGATCGACCGGATTTTTGCCAAAGCGGTGGACCGCCGGACCCGCGGCCGCCCCGGCCTGTATATGCAAAGCCGCTTCCCGCATGACGGTTGGGAAAACGGTGTGACCTCGGCGCGTTATTCGGTGTTCCAGGGCTTTGGCGACCTGTTTGAGGATTTTGACGGCTGGCTGACCAAGGCCACAGGCGTGCGCATGCATGGCCACCTGTTTGCGGAGGAGCGGGCAGAATACGCGGATGGCCAGACGGTGATGAATGGCGCGCTGAGCGACAGCGCAGCGATCCGTGACTATAATCCGCAGGCCTTCCTCACCAGTCTGATCTGGAATTCCCGCGGGGAACGGCAGTGTTTCCGCTTCGGCCCGCGCGATGTGCAGGACATTGGCTGGATCTTTGCCAAGGATCCTAACGCGCAGGTTTCGGTCATTTCGGGCGCCTGGGCGGTGCCGCTGTTCCTGTCCAACCGCAATTTTGCCGATCTGCGGCGCGAAGCGGCTGAGCTGCAGAAGGTCGAGGCGGAGCATCTGAAGATCCTGCGATCCCCCTATGCCTCGGCGCGGATCCGGATCTGGACCATGGCTGAATTTATTGAGGCCCCGATGGAGCCGTTGCAGACCATTATCGATGAAATCGGCAGCCGCTCTGGCCGCCGTCTGGCGGAAGCGCCGAAAATGGTAGACTTGACCGGCTTTGGCCAGTTCCTGCAAAACCTGAAAAACCAGGGCATGCACCCCTATCTGATGGGGGATTTTGCGGTGGAGCGGGGCATGGCCAAAGACACCCGCCCAAAACGAAAACCATATTTGGTGAGATAG
- a CDS encoding nodulation protein NodH: protein MQDRFDYFVVFAEMRTGSNFLEANLNAFPGLVCHGEAFNPHFIGYPNSTEILGVTQPMREEDPTLLLETIKRHSDGMGGFRYFHDHDPRVLETLLADPRCAKIVLTRNPVDSYVSWKIAQATGQWKLTNVKKRRDSKALFDRAEFEAHLASLQAFQVQLLNALQTSGQTAFYVAYEDLQDLDVMNGLAQWLGQSDQLEELDGKLKKQNPAPLSEKVENFAAMEEALAHLDQFNLTRTPNFEPRRGAVVPSYVAGAKAPLLFMPLRNGSDTAVARWLAVLDGAEVEDLVSQFSQKTLRIWKKDHPGFRSFSVLRHPVERVHDAFCSKILATGGGTYPKIRKTLNRRFGLELPDEVGPDYSAADHRAAFLGFLDFLKVNLSGQSGIRVDATWCSQSQTLQGFADLAQPDMILREDELPDMLALLARRAGYDAPPAYARPPEMAPVPLQAIYDADIEARVAAVYQKDYVSFGFGSWA from the coding sequence ATGCAGGACAGGTTTGACTATTTTGTGGTCTTTGCAGAGATGCGGACCGGATCGAATTTCCTTGAGGCAAACCTGAACGCTTTCCCCGGTCTGGTCTGCCATGGTGAGGCGTTTAACCCCCATTTTATTGGCTACCCCAACTCGACTGAGATCTTGGGCGTCACCCAGCCGATGCGCGAAGAGGATCCAACGCTGCTGTTGGAAACCATCAAGCGCCATAGCGATGGGATGGGCGGCTTTCGCTACTTCCATGACCATGATCCGCGGGTGTTGGAAACGCTGCTGGCGGATCCGCGCTGCGCCAAGATTGTGCTGACCCGCAATCCGGTTGACAGCTATGTCAGCTGGAAAATTGCGCAGGCCACCGGCCAGTGGAAGCTGACCAATGTGAAGAAGCGCCGTGACAGCAAGGCGCTGTTTGACCGGGCTGAGTTTGAGGCCCATCTGGCAAGCCTGCAGGCCTTTCAGGTGCAGCTGCTGAACGCGCTGCAGACCAGTGGCCAGACGGCGTTCTATGTTGCCTATGAGGATCTGCAGGATCTGGATGTGATGAACGGCCTGGCGCAGTGGCTGGGCCAGTCTGACCAGTTGGAAGAGCTGGACGGCAAGCTGAAGAAACAGAACCCGGCGCCGCTGTCGGAGAAGGTGGAAAACTTCGCCGCGATGGAAGAGGCGCTGGCCCATCTGGATCAGTTCAACCTGACGCGCACCCCCAATTTTGAACCCCGGCGGGGCGCGGTGGTGCCCTCTTATGTGGCTGGGGCCAAGGCGCCCTTGTTGTTCATGCCGCTGCGCAATGGGTCCGATACGGCTGTGGCGCGCTGGTTGGCGGTGTTGGATGGTGCTGAGGTTGAGGATCTGGTCAGCCAGTTTTCGCAGAAAACCCTGCGGATCTGGAAGAAGGATCACCCGGGCTTCCGCAGTTTTTCGGTTCTGCGCCATCCGGTGGAGCGGGTGCATGATGCGTTTTGTTCCAAGATCCTGGCGACCGGTGGCGGCACCTATCCCAAGATCCGCAAAACGCTGAACCGGCGCTTCGGGCTGGAACTGCCGGATGAGGTGGGGCCGGATTATAGCGCCGCAGATCACCGGGCGGCCTTCCTGGGGTTCTTGGATTTCCTCAAGGTGAACCTGTCAGGGCAATCCGGTATCCGGGTGGATGCCACCTGGTGCAGCCAAAGCCAGACCTTGCAAGGGTTTGCTGATCTGGCACAGCCCGACATGATCCTGCGCGAAGATGAACTGCCCGATATGTTGGCGCTGCTGGCGCGTCGGGCGGGCTATGACGCGCCGCCTGCCTATGCACGCCCGCCTGAAATGGCGCCGGTGCCCCTGCAGGCGATTTATGACGCGGACATTGAGGCGCGGGTGGCAGCGGTTTACCAGAAAGACTACGTCAGCTTCGGCTTTGGCAGCTGGGCCTAA
- a CDS encoding PTS sugar transporter subunit IIA — protein MELSSILKQEAVKVIGATSSKKRLLHDLGDLAASAYGVNPQAAVEALLERETLGPTGVGHGVALPHARLADIDRVVGAFILLEKPIDFEAVDRQPVDVVFALFAPEDAGVEHLKALALVSRSLREASLCTKLRANADPATLYTILTEGQGQQAA, from the coding sequence ATGGAACTTTCGAGCATCCTCAAACAGGAGGCCGTCAAGGTTATTGGCGCGACCTCCAGCAAGAAACGTTTGCTGCACGATCTCGGTGACCTTGCCGCGTCTGCCTATGGGGTAAACCCGCAGGCGGCGGTTGAGGCTCTGCTGGAACGCGAAACTTTGGGCCCAACGGGCGTGGGCCACGGTGTGGCCCTGCCCCATGCCCGGCTGGCCGATATCGACCGTGTGGTGGGTGCCTTTATCCTGTTGGAAAAGCCGATCGACTTCGAAGCGGTGGACCGTCAGCCGGTGGATGTGGTCTTTGCGCTGTTTGCGCCGGAAGACGCAGGTGTAGAACATCTGAAAGCGCTGGCACTGGTGTCACGTTCGCTGCGCGAAGCCTCGCTTTGCACCAAGCTGCGCGCCAATGCTGATCCTGCAACGCTCTACACCATCCTGACCGAAGGCCAGGGCCAGCAGGCGGCTTAA
- the hpf gene encoding ribosome hibernation-promoting factor, HPF/YfiA family, with product MRYQITGKQIDIGEALQTHVQDGLGAAVQKYAERPTDANVIFSKSASEFVCEATVHLSTGLTAQAKAHDHEIYAAFEKCCEKMEKQLRRYKRRLKDHHSSRSEPVEQFGASSYILASDNDEMDSEPDGLQPMIVAEMETKIPSLSVGEAVMQMELAGAPVLVFRNEGKDGLNVVYRRDDGNIGWIDPQ from the coding sequence ATGCGCTATCAAATCACTGGAAAACAGATTGATATCGGCGAAGCGCTGCAAACCCATGTTCAGGACGGCCTGGGGGCTGCCGTTCAGAAATATGCAGAGCGGCCAACTGACGCCAATGTTATTTTCTCAAAATCAGCCAGCGAGTTTGTTTGTGAAGCCACCGTGCATCTATCTACCGGCCTGACTGCACAGGCCAAAGCCCATGATCATGAAATCTATGCCGCTTTTGAAAAGTGCTGCGAAAAAATGGAAAAGCAGCTGCGGCGCTACAAGCGGCGTCTGAAGGACCACCACAGCTCGCGCTCCGAGCCGGTTGAACAATTTGGCGCTTCGTCCTATATCCTCGCCTCTGACAACGACGAGATGGATTCGGAACCCGATGGGTTGCAGCCGATGATCGTCGCCGAAATGGAAACCAAGATTCCGTCGCTCTCGGTCGGTGAAGCCGTGATGCAAATGGAATTGGCCGGGGCTCCGGTTCTTGTTTTCCGGAACGAGGGGAAAGACGGGCTGAACGTCGTATATCGCCGCGATGACGGCAATATAGGCTGGATCGACCCGCAGTAA
- the lptB gene encoding LPS export ABC transporter ATP-binding protein gives MSTPDLSVTEGSQGLEVENLRKSYKTRVVIRDFSMSLNRGEVVALLGPNGCGKSTTFYSIAGLVYPEGGHVKIDGRDVTGLPMYRRAKLGIGYLPQEMSIFRGLSVEDNIASILDISEKSRHKRRERLEELLSEFSIEHLRRAPALALSGGERRRVEIARCLAANPKYLLLDEPFAGVDPISVGDIRHLVADLKKRGIGVLITDHNVRETLEIVDRAYILHDGKVLMSGTPEEVVENENVRRVYLGDNFKIT, from the coding sequence ATGTCGACGCCGGATCTTTCTGTGACCGAGGGCAGCCAGGGCCTAGAGGTCGAAAACCTGCGCAAAAGCTACAAGACCCGCGTGGTGATCCGCGACTTTTCCATGTCGCTGAATCGGGGGGAAGTTGTGGCGCTGCTGGGTCCAAACGGCTGCGGCAAGTCGACCACCTTTTATTCCATCGCCGGCCTCGTTTACCCCGAAGGCGGTCATGTGAAAATTGACGGCCGCGATGTCACCGGCCTGCCGATGTACCGCCGCGCCAAGCTGGGCATCGGTTATCTGCCACAGGAGATGTCGATCTTCCGCGGCCTCAGCGTCGAAGACAACATCGCCTCGATCCTCGATATCTCGGAAAAAAGCCGCCACAAACGCCGTGAACGGCTGGAAGAGCTGCTGTCCGAATTTTCCATCGAACACCTGCGCCGCGCCCCTGCGCTGGCCCTGTCAGGCGGTGAACGGCGCCGGGTGGAGATTGCGCGCTGTCTGGCCGCAAACCCCAAATATCTGCTGCTGGACGAACCCTTTGCCGGGGTGGATCCGATCAGCGTTGGCGACATCCGTCATCTGGTCGCCGATCTGAAGAAACGCGGCATTGGCGTGCTGATCACCGACCACAACGTCCGCGAAACCCTGGAGATCGTGGACCGCGCCTATATCCTACATGACGGCAAGGTGCTGATGTCCGGCACCCCCGAAGAGGTGGTGGAGAATGAAAACGTCCGCCGCGTCTATTTGGGCGACAACTTCAAAATCACCTGA